The proteins below are encoded in one region of Pseudomonas putida NBRC 14164:
- a CDS encoding DUF4398 domain-containing protein, translating into MRTQPLILALAVLGLAGCANDPAPDEQMRISEQALEQARAVGATEQVETLHMAEDKLARAKANMLTQDYRDARMRAEQAELDARLAEAQVLNQKSEEQLQLLQSRVKRLRKQLEVQP; encoded by the coding sequence GTGAGAACCCAACCACTAATCCTTGCCTTGGCCGTGCTCGGCCTGGCTGGCTGCGCCAATGATCCGGCCCCTGACGAGCAGATGCGCATTTCCGAACAGGCACTGGAGCAGGCCAGGGCCGTAGGTGCCACCGAGCAGGTCGAAACGCTGCACATGGCTGAAGACAAGCTGGCCCGGGCCAAGGCCAACATGCTGACCCAGGACTACCGTGATGCGCGCATGCGCGCCGAGCAGGCCGAGCTTGATGCCCGCCTGGCCGAGGCCCAGGTGCTGAACCAGAAAAGCGAAGAGCAACTGCAACTGCTGCAGTCGCGGGTCAAGCGCTTGCGCAAGCAACTGGAGGTGCAGCCATGA
- a CDS encoding aminotransferase-like domain-containing protein — protein sequence MTNLLLYQRIAQQLADDIRRGVYQPGERVPSVRKMSAQLNVSHATVLQAYANLEDQGLIRARPQSGYYVHQTPALTAQTPDIARVERPGLVTRASIIQQVLTEARRDGVFPFGAAVPHVDYLPVRALHQQIAKVTRFHSPRAFSYMFSPGFEPLRRQIAIRMRDAGVLVDPREVIVTHGCVDALQMSLRVLTRPGDLIAAESPTYYGLLQLADLLGLKVIEIPSDPSTGISLEALQLAANQWSIKALVLTARLSNPLGGTVPEERQKQLLRLASDFDIQIIEDDIYGELMFEQGKTKALKAFDRLDRVIYCSSFSKTLSPGVRVGWMIAGRYQDEIQRLQTFTTHSACSVTQMGVAAYLENGGYDRHLRYIRQEYRKNLSAYQLAVQQHFPEGTQMTRPTGGFILWISLPGRVNTQELHVRALEQGISIAPGLIFSNTEQFNHCIRLNCGIPWNKEAERAVITLGLLAQQLCREPALTLL from the coding sequence ATGACCAACCTGCTGCTGTACCAGCGTATCGCCCAGCAACTGGCCGATGACATCCGTCGTGGTGTCTACCAGCCAGGCGAGCGGGTACCCTCCGTGCGCAAGATGAGTGCCCAGCTCAATGTCAGCCATGCCACGGTGCTGCAGGCCTATGCCAACCTCGAAGACCAAGGGTTGATCCGCGCGCGGCCACAATCTGGCTACTACGTGCACCAGACGCCGGCCCTGACCGCGCAAACCCCGGACATTGCCCGGGTGGAGCGCCCGGGCCTGGTCACCCGTGCCAGCATCATCCAGCAAGTGCTGACCGAGGCGCGCCGTGATGGCGTGTTCCCGTTCGGCGCCGCGGTGCCGCATGTCGACTACCTGCCAGTGCGTGCCCTGCATCAGCAAATTGCCAAGGTCACCCGCTTTCACAGTCCGCGCGCCTTCAGTTACATGTTCAGCCCCGGTTTCGAGCCGCTGCGCCGGCAGATCGCCATTCGCATGCGCGATGCCGGCGTGCTGGTCGACCCGCGTGAAGTGATCGTGACCCATGGCTGTGTCGATGCCCTGCAAATGTCCCTGCGCGTTTTGACCCGCCCGGGCGATCTGATCGCTGCCGAGTCGCCGACCTATTACGGGTTGCTGCAACTGGCCGATTTGCTGGGCCTGAAAGTGATCGAAATCCCCAGCGATCCATCCACGGGTATTAGCCTTGAAGCCTTGCAGCTGGCGGCTAACCAGTGGTCGATCAAGGCCCTGGTATTGACGGCGCGCCTGAGCAATCCGCTGGGTGGCACGGTCCCTGAGGAGCGGCAAAAGCAATTGCTGCGTCTGGCGTCAGACTTCGATATTCAGATTATCGAGGACGACATCTATGGCGAGTTGATGTTCGAGCAAGGCAAGACCAAGGCGCTGAAGGCATTCGACCGCCTGGACCGGGTGATCTACTGTTCAAGCTTCTCCAAGACCCTGTCCCCTGGTGTGCGCGTTGGCTGGATGATCGCCGGGCGCTATCAGGACGAAATTCAGCGCCTGCAGACCTTCACCACCCATTCGGCCTGTAGCGTGACGCAGATGGGGGTGGCGGCCTACCTGGAAAATGGCGGTTACGACCGGCACCTGCGCTACATCCGCCAGGAGTATCGCAAGAACCTCAGTGCCTACCAGTTGGCGGTGCAGCAGCACTTCCCCGAGGGTACCCAGATGACCCGGCCCACGGGCGGTTTCATCCTCTGGATAAGCCTGCCCGGGCGGGTCAATACCCAGGAGCTGCATGTGCGGGCGCTGGAGCAAGGCATCAGTATCGCGCCGGGGTTAATATTCAGTAACACAGAACAGTTCAACCACTGCATCCGCCTTAATTGTGGCATCCCGTGGAACAAAGAGGCCGAGCGGGCAGTGATTACGCTGGGTTTGCTGGCTCAGCAGTTGTGCAGGGAGCCTGCGCTCACACTTTTGTAA
- a CDS encoding START domain-containing protein produces MRSFKRIALLCGVGVLLSPAAWAENWQVAKDEEGIKISLSEVAGSKYKAYQGVTVIKAPLAKVQALQEDAVGACAWIHECKSQKLLKHEGDQSWTYTQFNTPWPVTPRDSILRVTTVKGADGSLVRNLKEEPTYLPEEKGFVRVAKVEGFWKLVPKGDSTEVTYQVHTEPGGSVPAMVANKFVVDAPFNTLKGLRERAEKN; encoded by the coding sequence ATGAGATCGTTCAAGCGTATTGCACTGCTGTGTGGCGTGGGTGTTCTGCTGTCGCCTGCGGCCTGGGCCGAAAACTGGCAGGTGGCCAAGGACGAGGAGGGGATCAAGATATCCCTCAGCGAAGTGGCTGGTTCCAAGTACAAGGCCTATCAGGGCGTCACCGTGATCAAGGCACCGCTGGCCAAGGTGCAGGCGTTGCAGGAAGACGCGGTCGGGGCCTGTGCATGGATTCATGAGTGCAAGTCGCAGAAGCTGCTCAAGCATGAGGGTGACCAGAGCTGGACCTACACCCAGTTCAATACGCCATGGCCGGTGACGCCGCGTGATTCGATCTTGCGTGTGACGACTGTCAAGGGGGCGGACGGCAGCCTGGTGCGGAACTTGAAGGAAGAACCGACCTATCTACCGGAAGAGAAGGGCTTTGTGCGGGTAGCCAAGGTTGAGGGCTTCTGGAAGCTGGTGCCCAAGGGCGACAGTACGGAAGTGACCTACCAGGTGCACACCGAGCCGGGTGGTAGCGTGCCGGCGATGGTGGCCAACAAGTTCGTGGTGGATGCGCCGTTCAATACCCTGAAAGGGCTGCGCGAGCGGGCTGAGAAAAACTGA
- a CDS encoding electron transfer flavoprotein subunit alpha/FixB family protein, translated as MTILVVAEYENGAVAPSTLNTVAAAAKIGGDVHVLVAGQNVGGVAESAAKIAGVAKVLVADNAAYAHALPENVAPLIVELAKGYSHVLAPATTNGKNILPRVAALLDVDQISEIVSVESADTFKRPIYAGNAIATVQSSASIKVITVRTTGFDPVAAEGGSAAVEAVSAAHNAGISAFVGEELAKSDRPELTAAKIVVSGGRGMGNGDNFKHLYSLADKLGAAVGASRAAVDAGFVPNDMQVGQTGKIVAPQLYIAVGISGAIQHLAGMKDSKVIVAINKDEEAPIFQVADYGLVADLFEAVPELEKLV; from the coding sequence ATGACTATCCTGGTTGTCGCTGAATACGAAAACGGTGCAGTAGCCCCGTCCACCCTGAACACTGTCGCCGCAGCCGCCAAGATCGGTGGTGATGTGCACGTGCTGGTCGCAGGCCAGAACGTCGGTGGCGTTGCCGAATCCGCTGCCAAGATCGCTGGTGTGGCCAAGGTGCTGGTGGCCGATAACGCCGCCTACGCCCACGCGCTGCCGGAAAACGTCGCGCCGCTGATCGTCGAGCTGGCAAAGGGCTACAGCCACGTGCTGGCCCCGGCCACCACCAATGGCAAGAACATCCTGCCGCGCGTTGCCGCGCTGCTGGACGTGGACCAGATCTCCGAGATCGTCTCGGTCGAGTCCGCCGACACCTTCAAGCGCCCGATCTATGCCGGTAACGCCATTGCCACCGTGCAATCGAGCGCTTCGATCAAGGTCATCACCGTGCGTACCACCGGCTTCGACCCAGTCGCTGCCGAAGGTGGCTCGGCTGCTGTTGAAGCGGTGAGTGCCGCGCACAACGCCGGTATCTCGGCCTTTGTCGGTGAAGAGCTGGCCAAGTCCGACCGCCCAGAGCTGACCGCTGCCAAGATCGTCGTTTCCGGCGGCCGCGGCATGGGCAACGGTGACAACTTCAAGCACCTGTACAGCCTGGCCGACAAGCTCGGCGCGGCCGTCGGCGCTTCGCGCGCTGCGGTCGACGCAGGCTTCGTGCCGAACGACATGCAGGTCGGCCAGACCGGCAAGATCGTTGCGCCACAGCTGTACATCGCCGTCGGTATCTCCGGTGCGATCCAGCACCTGGCCGGCATGAAAGACTCCAAAGTGATCGTTGCGATCAACAAGGACGAAGAGGCGCCGATCTTCCAGGTGGCCGACTACGGCCTGGTTGCCGACCTGTTCGAAGCGGTTCCGGAGCTGGAAAAGCTGGTCTGA
- a CDS encoding YkgJ family cysteine cluster protein has product MNCREGCGACCIAPSITSAMPRMPNGKPAGERCLHLTAANLCDLFGKPERPAVCGGFKADVEVCGSDRDEAIRILGWWEQMTAA; this is encoded by the coding sequence ATGAATTGCCGTGAGGGCTGTGGTGCCTGCTGCATCGCCCCGTCCATCACTTCTGCGATGCCGCGCATGCCCAATGGCAAGCCGGCTGGCGAGCGCTGCCTGCACCTGACGGCTGCCAACCTCTGCGACCTGTTCGGCAAGCCCGAGCGGCCGGCGGTATGTGGCGGCTTCAAGGCAGATGTCGAGGTGTGCGGCAGTGATCGTGACGAGGCAATCAGGATTCTTGGCTGGTGGGAACAGATGACGGCGGCGTGA
- a CDS encoding OmpA family protein, with amino-acid sequence MMRRTPLAALALLALAAGLQGCASQRSSAALDEASATFAKVKDDSDVLRSAPRDVIRAGESLARAERLSSYIGTGSDVRHYAYLSQRYSEIASEHAKLALNQERQAKLDLERQRLQLALREAKLASVQQQGKWVESQIAALASEQTDRGLVMTLGDVLFDTGRAELKNSASRTVLKLVQFLQLNPRRVVRIEGYTDSTGAAEDNLKLSRDRAQAVADMLVDLGIDEKRLQVEGYGDQYPIEANASERGRAQNRRVEIVFSDDKGRLAPAR; translated from the coding sequence ATGATGCGCCGTACACCATTGGCCGCGCTGGCGTTGCTGGCGCTGGCAGCAGGCTTGCAAGGTTGTGCCAGCCAGCGCAGCTCTGCTGCGCTGGATGAAGCCAGTGCCACCTTCGCCAAGGTCAAGGATGATTCCGATGTGCTGCGCAGTGCGCCACGTGACGTGATCCGCGCAGGTGAGTCGCTGGCCCGTGCCGAGCGCCTGTCCAGCTATATCGGCACCGGTTCCGATGTGCGTCATTACGCTTACCTTAGCCAGCGCTACAGTGAAATTGCCAGTGAGCATGCCAAGCTGGCGCTGAACCAGGAGCGCCAGGCCAAGCTTGACCTCGAGCGTCAGCGCCTGCAGTTGGCGTTGCGCGAGGCCAAGCTGGCCAGCGTGCAGCAGCAGGGCAAGTGGGTCGAGTCGCAGATCGCTGCGCTGGCTTCGGAGCAGACTGATCGTGGCCTGGTGATGACGCTGGGTGACGTGCTGTTTGATACTGGCCGTGCTGAGCTGAAGAATTCGGCCAGCCGTACCGTGCTCAAGCTGGTGCAGTTCCTTCAGCTCAACCCGCGGCGGGTAGTGCGTATCGAAGGTTATACCGACAGCACTGGCGCGGCCGAAGACAACCTGAAACTGTCCCGCGACCGGGCGCAGGCCGTGGCCGACATGCTGGTGGACCTTGGCATCGACGAAAAGCGCCTGCAGGTCGAGGGCTATGGCGACCAGTATCCGATCGAGGCCAACGCCTCTGAGCGGGGCAGGGCGCAGAACCGCCGCGTGGAGATCGTGTTCTCCGACGACAAGGGCAGGCTCGCGCCTGCGCGCTGA
- the gltA gene encoding citrate synthase: MADKKAQLVIEGAAPVELPILTGTVGPDVIDVRGLGATGHFTFDPGFMATASCESKITYIDGDKGILLHRGYPIEQLAEQSDYLETCYLLLNGELPNAEQKAQFVSTVKNHTMVHEQLKSFFNGFRRDAHPMAVMCGVVGALSAFYHDSLDINNPQHREISAVRLVAKMPTLAAMVYKYSMGQPMMYPRNDLSYAENFLHMMFNTPCEIKPISPVLAKAMDRIFILHADHEQNASTSTVRLAGSSGANPFACIAAGIAALWGPAHGGANEAVLTMLDEIGDVSNIDTFIAKAKDKNDPFKLMGFGHRVYKNRDPRATVMKQTCDEVLRELGIKNDPQLELAMRLEEIALTDPYFIERSLYPNVDFYSGIILKAIGIPTSMFTVIFALARTVGWISHWKEMLSSPYKIGRPRQLYTGEQKRDITALKDRK; encoded by the coding sequence ATGGCTGACAAAAAAGCGCAGTTGGTCATCGAGGGCGCTGCCCCCGTCGAGCTGCCCATTTTAACCGGCACCGTTGGTCCTGATGTAATCGACGTCCGCGGGTTGGGGGCCACTGGTCACTTCACCTTCGACCCTGGTTTCATGGCGACTGCCTCGTGCGAGTCGAAGATCACCTACATTGACGGCGACAAAGGTATCCTGCTGCACCGCGGCTACCCGATCGAGCAACTCGCCGAGCAATCCGACTACCTCGAAACCTGCTACCTGCTGCTCAACGGCGAACTGCCGAATGCCGAGCAGAAGGCCCAGTTCGTCAGCACCGTCAAGAACCACACCATGGTTCACGAGCAGCTGAAGTCCTTCTTCAACGGCTTCCGCCGCGACGCTCACCCAATGGCGGTGATGTGCGGCGTGGTCGGCGCCCTGTCGGCGTTCTATCACGACTCCCTGGATATCAATAACCCGCAACACCGCGAAATCTCCGCGGTGCGCCTGGTCGCCAAGATGCCGACCCTGGCCGCGATGGTCTACAAGTACTCCATGGGCCAGCCGATGATGTACCCGCGCAACGACCTGTCGTACGCGGAAAACTTCCTGCACATGATGTTCAACACCCCCTGCGAGATCAAACCGATCAGCCCGGTGCTGGCCAAGGCAATGGACCGGATCTTCATCCTCCACGCCGACCACGAGCAGAACGCCTCCACTTCCACCGTCCGCCTGGCCGGCTCGTCGGGTGCCAACCCGTTCGCCTGTATCGCCGCCGGTATCGCCGCACTCTGGGGCCCGGCCCACGGCGGTGCGAACGAAGCCGTCCTGACCATGCTCGATGAAATCGGCGATGTCTCGAACATCGACACGTTTATCGCCAAGGCCAAGGACAAGAACGACCCGTTCAAGCTGATGGGCTTCGGTCACCGCGTGTACAAGAACCGCGACCCGCGCGCCACCGTGATGAAGCAGACCTGCGACGAAGTCCTGCGCGAGCTGGGCATCAAGAACGACCCGCAGCTGGAACTGGCCATGCGCCTCGAAGAGATCGCCCTGACCGATCCGTACTTCATCGAGCGCTCGCTGTACCCGAACGTCGACTTCTACTCGGGGATCATCCTCAAGGCAATCGGCATTCCGACCAGCATGTTCACCGTGATCTTCGCCCTGGCACGTACCGTGGGCTGGATCTCGCACTGGAAAGAAATGCTCTCCAGCCCGTACAAGATCGGCCGTCCGCGCCAGCTGTACACCGGCGAGCAAAAACGCGACATCACTGCACTGAAAGACCGCAAGTAA
- a CDS encoding substrate-binding periplasmic protein, with translation MTLRGTGRVLACMVALVTPLAMAAGKCERLVATGSPDAPPYSWQDPKDPKHLIGANVDLLRQVAGELGVKVEVLSAGRRDQALEEVRSGRMDLLLDTPMQVEQLTALDYIHPPLQLNEYLVWTRHDATLTFDGPADLAQYQGSLSERARLTPAFTAFAKAQLKLVPAQNLTQAFQKLVLGQVDYVLAGRYSGMAMAQSLGMNNDLIARGLPVDRPGLYLALSHNSACNDSWLRGQLAKKLTELPISGASEAVLQRNVERWKAQLQVPADAPKH, from the coding sequence ATGACGTTGCGCGGAACGGGCAGGGTGCTGGCATGCATGGTGGCGTTGGTGACGCCATTGGCCATGGCAGCAGGCAAGTGCGAGCGCCTGGTGGCAACCGGCAGCCCTGATGCTCCGCCTTATTCGTGGCAGGACCCGAAAGACCCGAAACACCTGATCGGCGCCAACGTCGACCTGCTGCGCCAGGTGGCTGGCGAGCTGGGGGTGAAGGTGGAGGTGCTAAGTGCTGGCCGTCGCGACCAGGCCCTGGAGGAAGTGCGCAGCGGGCGTATGGACCTGCTGCTCGATACGCCGATGCAGGTGGAACAACTGACCGCGCTGGACTACATCCACCCACCCCTTCAACTCAACGAATACCTGGTGTGGACACGCCACGATGCCACGCTGACCTTCGATGGCCCTGCGGACCTGGCCCAGTACCAGGGCAGCTTGTCCGAACGCGCGCGCCTGACCCCGGCCTTTACCGCGTTTGCCAAGGCCCAGCTGAAGCTGGTGCCAGCGCAGAACCTGACCCAGGCGTTCCAGAAACTGGTGCTTGGCCAGGTGGACTATGTGCTTGCTGGCCGCTATTCGGGCATGGCCATGGCCCAGAGCCTGGGCATGAACAATGACCTGATCGCCCGCGGCCTGCCGGTGGACCGGCCAGGCCTGTACCTGGCCCTGTCGCACAACTCGGCATGCAATGACAGCTGGTTGCGTGGGCAATTGGCAAAAAAACTGACAGAATTGCCGATCTCCGGTGCGTCCGAGGCGGTCCTGCAACGTAATGTCGAGCGCTGGAAAGCGCAGTTGCAGGTGCCGGCGGACGCCCCCAAACACTAG